The genomic region gctgaggcaggaggatcacttgaagccaagagttcaagaccagcctgagcaatacagcaagaccctgtctctacaaaaaattttaaaaattagccaggtgaatggtgcacacctgtagtccttcCTATTCAGGTTGagccaggaggactgcttgagctctggagtttgatgttgcagtgagctatgatcatgccattgcactcgaGCTGGGGGGACAgacaagaccctgtttcaaaaaaaaaaaagtactgaggCATACGAACAATCATATGATTTTGCTGAGTTATTTTCCATCCTTGATTATTCATATCAGCATATAAGTATCTGGCTCCTGCTGAATATGGTTCCCTGGGGTTGGGACAGTGGTAAAGTGATTTTTATCCCAAGGGAGGGGACAGAAAGTGGGAGAGACAGTGAAGTAAATAGCTGTTTCTCCTCCACCAACCCAAGGTTTTCCACTGGGCTagagcaggaagaaggaagattAGTTTTGCCTTTATCTCCTCCACCCAACTCATGGCTGCTTTCTTCTGCCTCCCTTGCCCTCTGCACAGAGACAATGTGGCCGATGGCTCCCGATGCTGATGGTGGTGATTGCTATAGCACTGGCAATGTTCCTGGCCAACAAAGACAACCTGATGAATAACTTGTGACAGCTGCCTTGGTTGACAACCAGACGCAAGCAACTCAATGAAATACTCGGGTCTGGGAAGTTTACAGCTTGGGTTTTTTCCCAACTGAATTGGGATTTctgactttttgttgttttgttaacCAACTGTAAATAAACTTCACCTGACCAGACTCAGAACTCTTGGTTTATTTCTGAACGACGTTATCACAAGTATCACATCACTTAAGCATACTGGTCTACTCTCCTTAGTCAAATTCAGTTGGATTATATAAACATGCAAAAAAGCCCACAGCCATTCTACTTTCCTGCAAGACACTACCCACATAGGGTAGGTATATTTACAAAGCTATCATACAAATACTGCTTTCTCCCCACCATCTCTTTCCTCTTATCCAGTGAAAAATGAAGACATCTCCACTAAGAGGACTTCCTAACATAGAAATGGCAAACATGTACTGCCAATGCTaccaccgccaccaccatcaCCTATTCCCATGCCCTTTGCATATGTGGTGAATTGATTACAGCATTCCCCCACTCAAGATGCTTGGAACGAGCAATTGAGATGATTCCTATACACCATCCCCAACCTAGAGATGatcatttactgagtaccttctACATGGGAGGAGAGTGAAAGTCAGAGGGCCACAGCCGGCAGTGTGACTATCTCAGAGGAGATGCTGAGGTCAGGAAAGTCATTCTGAGTCCTAAATCGGATTCTGAGGTTCTTCTCCCAGGTGTTTAGAATGTCCCTCAGGGCTGGGAACAAACTCTCTGGGACACTAAAGGAATAGAGCAGGACCGGGGGTTGACCTAGCAGCCATGAGATCCGGACAGCGAACACTCGTAGTGGAGTCAGGGCTAAGCAGTTGTCATCTCCTTGGTTCAGGTGAAAGGTATAGGGGACAGGATAGCCAAGAAGGATCCCAAATACAGTACAGAGATTCCAGTCTGAGGAATGGAGTCTGCTGTGTGAGACTGCTAGCGATAGGTCCCTCTTCAGCCCCTGCAAATGTGTGATGATTTCAGCCACAAGGGTCTTCAAGTCCTGAAGCTGGTCCAGGGAGCAGATAGTGGGGTGAGGTTGGGAGCTGGAAACATTTACAAAGGCTATGGTACCAAGCAGCACCTGCTCCAAGTGCTGACGTGCATGCTCAGGACTGATAATAAGGTTGTTTTCTCCAATCTCAAGGATGTGAAGTCCCAGGGTGAGGAAACCCAGTCCCTGCAGCTTCTCCAGATAACTCTGGAGCTCTGACGCCCCTGCACGGTTACAATCATAGAGCAGAGCTGGCTTCAGACCCCGGGCCACAGCCAGCACCTCTCCAGCGAGATGAAGACAGATGGCGCGGGGTGGATCTCGTCTCTTTCCCATGCGCAGGGTCTGCTGAGCAGCTGCCACCAGCAGCTGAGGGCTTGGTGCTGACATGAGATCTAGAAGGAACATCAAGCATGGTTTCCTTAGCTAGCCACAGTTCCCTTCCCTGCGTTGCATCTTTCAGCTCCAGATACTTGAGCAGAAGCCTAGGAACAAAGCAGTAGCAGGGAATTATTAACACCAGCAAGTGACAGACCAGGAAACCTGCCAGCAGCCTTCCCATTAAGTGTTATAGCATCTTCCAAAGGTTATTTTGCCCCTTCCTCTGCTTTGAAATGCTGATCCAGCCCACCGAAGATGGAGTCACCAATGCTATCTGATTTCTCTTGTTGACTTGGTCTCCCTGAGTCCCAAATTTGTGGTTTTCTGAACTTATGGCCAGATTTACATTTTATCTGGCTTCTAAATTTTACCTATTGCAAATTACGTTCTCTGATTCAAACCTTAAGGAGTTTGGGGCAGAGAAGAGGCAGATTAGTCTTGGCAAAATTCAAAGAAGCATTTCATACAAAACTGCCCTTCTGGGACTTAACTCTAGGTTCCAAATGTATTCTTTCCACTGCCagcttcccctcctcttcctgctaAGAAGCGTTTTAAAAACAGCAATCTGATTAAACTAACGTATCCTAGAATGTGGACTAAAAGCCATTTCACcctgagatataaaaataaataaatgaaatccgCTAGCGCTGCAGGAAGGTCATATTTTAACTTCTACTGGCCCCGCCTCCCCCTTCCGGCCGACATCCAAAGACCCTCGGAAAATTGACTCCCCTCAATCCACACACCCACACCTAAACACTGTAGCGACTTGGTAAACGAGGCAGAGGTCTCGCTCACGTACGTCCTCCTTCCACTTCCGCTGCAAGTCCGCGGGCTCGGGAACTCCTTCCGGCTTCCTGCCCGCCGCAGGGAAGGCGGCTCGTGCCCCGCGCCCCGCTGCGAACACGGCCTGGTGCGCATGCGCACCCACTCGGACCCGCCTCTTCCCCCCCTTCGGTGACGTCATCCACCTGCTCACGCGCCTTCTGTTTGGACCGCCGGCGGCCCGCCTTTTCCGGCCAGACAGAACGCGGCCCCACCCGTCTGCGTAGAACGAGGAGGGGCGGAAGTGGACGAAAGAAGGCGGGACCTGGAGAAACCGGTTGCCCGCTGCCGCCGTCACTCAGCTTCGCGGCACGCCCTGCCTGGGTGATGGGACGTCTGATGTCCCACTTGACTGGGAAGCCAGAGCAGGGCACACGGCGCTTACTAAACACCTTTGATCTGTCTGCAGAAATGTGCTTTTTCTTCTAGACGTAACATATCTCAAGACAAGCAACATGTTGGACTGAATATCCTCACCTGTGAGTGGTGCTGCAAagctttctgaattttttttttactttgaccTCCCTAAATTCTAAATTAGAAAGGCTGAGCTACGAGGAGAAGAGATCTCTGGGCAGGGTGTGAAGGCGTGCGTATTCACTGCTTCTAGGCCATGGAGGTACTGCGGTGTGCAAAAGAGACGAAAACCCCAACCTTCGTGGAGCTTAAGTTCTAGGAGTA from Lemur catta isolate mLemCat1 chromosome 23, mLemCat1.pri, whole genome shotgun sequence harbors:
- the C23H1orf74 gene encoding UPF0739 protein C1orf74 homolog, with the translated sequence MFLLDLMSAPSPQLLVAAAQQTLRMGKRRDPPRAICLHLAGEVLAVARGLKPALLYDCNRAGASELQSYLEKLQGLGFLTLGLHILEIGENNLIISPEHARQHLEQVLLGTIAFVNVSSSQPHPTICSLDQLQDLKTLVAEIITHLQGLKRDLSLAVSHSRLHSSDWNLCTVFGILLGYPVPYTFHLNQGDDNCLALTPLRVFAVRISWLLGQPPVLLYSFSVPESLFPALRDILNTWEKNLRIRFRTQNDFPDLSISSEIVTLPAVAL